In one Dama dama isolate Ldn47 chromosome 5, ASM3311817v1, whole genome shotgun sequence genomic region, the following are encoded:
- the PGAP3 gene encoding post-GPI attachment to proteins factor 3, with protein MAGRTARLVLLAGAAALASGSQGDREPVYRDCLLRCEERNCSGGALKHFRSRQPIYMSLAGWTCRDDCKYECMWVTVGLYLREGHKVPQFHGKWPFSRFLCFQEPASAVASFLNGLANLVMLCRYRTSVPASSPMYPTCVVFAWVSLNAWFWSTVFHTRDTDLTEKMDYFCASSVILHSVYLCCVRTVGLQRPAVASAFRALLLLMLTAHVSYLSLVRFDYGYNMAVNVAMGLVNAAWWLAWCLRNHRLPHVHKCVAVVLLLQGLSLLELLDFPPLFWVLDAHAIWHISTIPVHVLFFSFLEDDSLYLLKESEAKVKLD; from the exons ATGGCCGGGCGGACTGCGCGGCTGGTACTGCTGGCTGGAGCAGCCGCGCTAGCAAGCGGCTCCCAGGGCGACCGCGAGCCAGTGTACCGCGACTGCTTGCTCCGGTGCGAAGAACGGAACTGCTCGGGGGGTGCACTGAAGCACTTCCGCTCCCGCCAGCCAATCTACATGAGTCTAGCAG GTTGGACCTGTCGGGACGACTGTAAGTATGAGTGTATGTGGGTCACCGTTGGCCTCTACCTCCGGGAAGGTCACAAAGTGCCTCAGTTCCATGGCAAG TGGCCCTTCTCCCGGTTCCTGTGCTTCCAAGAGCCAGCTTCTGCTGTGGCCTCTTTCCTCAATGGCCTGGCCAACCTGGTGATGCTCTGTCGCTACCGCACCTCCGTGCCAGCCTCCTCACCTATGTACCCCACCTGCGTGGTCTTCGCTTGG GTCTCCCTCAATGCTTGGTTCTGGTCCACAGTCTTCCACACCAGGGACACCGACCTCACAGAG AAAATGGACTACTTCTGTGCCTCCTCCGTCATCCTGCACTCAGTCTATCTCTGTTGTGTCAG GACCGTGGGACTGCAGCGCCCGGCCGTGGCCAGTGCCTTCCGGGCCCTCCTGCTGCTCATGCTGACGGCGCACGTCTCCTACCTGAGTCTCGTCCGCTTCGACTACGGCTACAATATGGCCGTCAACGTGGCGATGG GCCTGGTGAATGCAGCATGGTGGCTAGCCTGGTGCCTGCGGAACCACCGGCTGCCGCACGTGCACAAGTGCGTGGCGGTGGTCCTGCTGCTGCAGGGGCTGTCCCTGCTCGAGCTGCTGGACTTCCCGCCTCTCTTCTGGGTCCTGGATGCCCATGCCATCTGGCACATCAGCACCATCCCCGTTCACGTCCTCTTCTTCAG CTTTCTAGAAGATGACAGCCTCTACCTGCTGAAGGAGTCAGAGGCCAAGGTCAAGCTGGACTGA